The following coding sequences are from one Musa acuminata AAA Group cultivar baxijiao chromosome BXJ1-6, Cavendish_Baxijiao_AAA, whole genome shotgun sequence window:
- the LOC103974041 gene encoding uncharacterized protein LOC103974041, whose translation MELRDCEELLKVLDSCLSRIKWRLRPLARRRLETDILALCTRLRPVVLVDYDGIMPKLQENLSALLFLAQKESNDLQYLRIMILDDMAYIIHVKELAEHVLSSLSSEQQLTLLDLEQYPMKILSPREENEVASDFVLIQKLLSSAFPVEVEKGHMPGVLPSLGKPGVETSHLNAVGLANLSGHSAPQPADVIDLSSFLQDVRVTLPSLNGWLLGYPVTYLFSKEHAEKASYNLSTKSLRIFKIFICRKTSGSQLYENELMSFTVPCDMSQRLDKEPWIEAFLVRLSEKLRRCEQIWASMRLEMEVKESHQQSVVL comes from the exons ATGGAGCTGAGGGACTGCGAGGAGTTGCTCAAGGTGTTGGACTCGTGCCTGTCGCGCATCAAATGGCGCCTGAGACCTTTGGCGAGGCGTCGTCTCGAGACGG ATATCCTGGCTTTGTGCACGAGACTGAGACCTGTGGTATTGGTGGACTATGATGGAATTATGCCCAAACTTCAAGAGAATCTatctgcacttttatttcttgctCAGAAG GAATCAAATGATTTACAATATTTGAGAATAATGATCTTAGATGACATGGCTTACATCATTCATGTCAAAGAACTTGCTGAGCATGTCTTATCAAGTCTCAGCTCAGAGCAGCAGCTAACTCTTCTGGATCTTGAGCAGTATCCTATGAag ATCCTTTCACCAAGAGAAGAGAATGAAGTTGCATCAGACTTTGTCTTAATCCAAAAGCTACTTTCATCGGCCTTTCCTGTTGAAGTTGAAAAAGGCCACATGCCTGGTGTGCTTCCTTCCTTGGGAAAACCAGGAGTGGAGACTTCACATCTAAATGCTGTTGGTCTTGCTAATTTAAGCGGGCATTCTGCTCCTCAACCTGCTGATGTTATTGATCTTAGCAGCTTTCTACAAGATGTAAGGGTCACCTTACCTTCTCTGAACGG GTGGCTTCTTGGTTATCCTGTTACGTATTTGTTCAGCAAGGAGCATGCTGAAAAAGCTTCATACAATCTTTCCACCAAGTCTCTTCGtatattcaaaatttttatttgcag AAAAACATCTGGTTCTCAACTCTATGAAAATGAACTAATGAG TTTTACGGTGCCCTGCGATATGAGTCAGAGACTGGATAAAGAGCCATGGATCGAAGCATTTCTCGTTCGGTTGTCAGAAAAACTTCGAAGATGCGAGCAGATCTGGGCATCAATGCGGTTGGAGATGGAGGTAAAGGAAAGCCATCAGCAGTCAGTAGTTCTGTAG
- the LOC135676615 gene encoding putative pentatricopeptide repeat-containing protein At5g59200, chloroplastic isoform X1, with protein sequence MLLPVVACFAVLLFWCLFVHSVVVLLKKLYKRNLLRCIHPLRRPTMLHSTQQLAVPFPPNLSSRSHASKKKSRPFHGANQLIPLLQSCKSIGQIPQLHAMVIKAGQDRNPLVLFKMLRLCSKLSSMDYALQVFETILDPDVYHYTALLEGHVALASPRSAIELYFRMVGEQIRPDAVVIAYVLKACASVSALPDGRQVHCQVLKLDLGRERPIKMRLMELYARCALFEDAKLVFGEMPETDAVAATILVSSLSDHGLLEEARAVFDSVLDKDAVCWTAMIDGYVRNGLANAALDLFREMQRECVRPNEFTVVCILSACSQLGALELGRWVHSYVGKNNVRLNAFVGSALVDMYAKCGSLEEALVVFDEMEEKDVVTYNSTIAGLAMHGRSNEALKVYEQMVRDGVRPTHLTFVGVLNACSHSGLVDVGFEVFESMAKDYELEPRIEHYGCVVDLLARVGRLEEAYEFAKGMRVEPDHVIWSALLSACKIHGHLSLGEKVAQILIDSEAADSGTFVLLSNVYSSFGKWKEAARIRANMRGKGILKEPGCSSIQVDNEIHEFLLGDIRHPRRKEIYTKLEDLNGVLRQEGFVPAKDVVLQDIEEEEKEWALAIHSERLAICFGLIATEPGTTLRIVKNLRVCSDCHSMIKIIAKVTGRRIVVRDRNRFHHFEDGSCSCGDYW encoded by the exons ATGCTACTGCCAGTTGTTGCTTGTTTTGCAGTATTGCTGTTCTGGTGTCTCTTCGTTCACTCAGTTGTGGTG CTTCTTAAGAAGCTTTACAAGCGTAATTTGCTCCGTTGCATCCATCCACTCAGAAGGCCCACGATGCTTCATTCCACGCAACAACTTGCCGTTCCCTTCCCTCCAAATTTGAGTTCAAGAAGCCATGCGTCCAAGAAAAAGAGTCGGCCCTTCCATGGGGCGAACCAGCTCATCCCCCTCCTGCAGAGCTGCAAATCCATCGGCCAAATCCCCCAGCTCCACGCCATGGTCATCAAGGCCGGCCAGGACCGGAATCCCCTGGTGCTCTTCAAGATGCTTCGTCTTTGCTCCAAGCTCAGTTCCATGGACTACGCCTTGCAAGTCTTCGAGACGATCCTCGATCCGGATGTCTATCACTATACCGCCCTTTTGGAGGGGCACGTCGCTCTCGCCTCGCCTCGCAGTGCCATCGAGCTTTACTTCCGAATGGTCGGCGAGCAGATCCGACCTGATGCCGTCGTGATCGCTTATGTTCTGAAAGCCTGTGCGTCGGTGTCGGCTCTTCCCGATGGCAGACAGGTTCACTGTCAGGTGCTTAAGCTGGATCTCGGTCGTGAACGGCCCATTAAGATGAGATTGATGGAGCTGTATGCCAGGTGCGCGCTATTCGAGGACGCGAAACTGGTGTTTGGTGAAATGCCCGAGACGGATGCTGTTGCTGCAACTATCTTGGTCTCTAGTCTCTCCGATCATGGTTTGCTGGAGGAGGCACGGGCGGTGTTCGATAGCGTCCTAGATAAGGATGCTGTATGCTGGACCGCAATGATCGATGGGTATGTCCGGAATGGGCTGGCGAATGCAGCGTTGGATTTGTTCAGAGAGATGCAGAGGGAGTGCGTCCGACCCAACGAATTCACTGTCGTTTGCATCTTATCGGCTTGTTCTCAGTTGGGAGCACTGGAGCTGGGAAGATGGGTTCATTCGTACGTGGGAAAGAACAATGTTAGGTTGAACGCTTTCGTGGGTTCTGCACTCGTCGACATGTACGCGAAATGTGGAAGCCTGGAGGAAGCACTTGTGGTGTTTGATGAAATGGAAGAGAAGGATGTAGTGACATACAATTCGACGATTGCTGGCCTAGCAATGCATGGAAGGAGCAACGAAGCATTAAAGGTCTACGAGCAAATGGTCAGAGACGGTGTGAGACCAACACACCTAACATTTGTCGGTGTTCTGAATGCTTGCAGCCACAGCGGGCTTGTGGACGTGGGGTTCGAGGTCTTCGAATCTATGGCCAAGGACTATGAGTTAGAACCACGGATCGAACATTATGGCTGTGTGGTGGACCTTCTTGCCCGTGTCGGACGCCTAGAGGAAGCATACGAGTTTGCCAAAGGGATGAGAGTCGAGCCTGATCATGTTATATGGAGCGCTTTGCTAAGTGCTTGTAAGATCCATGGCCACCTCAGCCTAGGCGAAAAGGTAGCTCAGATTCTGATCGATAGTGAAGCTGCTGACTCTGGAACCTTTGTTCTCCTCTCCAACGTCTACTCGTCGTTCGGGAAATGGAAAGAGGCTGCAAGGATCAGGGCGAATATGAGAGGAAAGGGAATACTGAAAGAACCAGGGTGTAGCTCCATTCAAGTAGATAACGAGATCCATGAGTTCCTACTGGGGGACATTCGACACCCTCGGCGGAAAGAGATCTACACGAAGCTAGAGGATTTGAACGGTGTGCTGAGGCAAGAAGGATTTGTCCCAGCCAAGGATGTTGTGTTGCAAGAcatagaggaggaagagaaggaatggGCTTTGGCTATCCACAGTGAGAGGCTGGCGATATGCTTCGGGTTGATCGCGACCGAGCCAGGTACGACACTGCGAATTGTGAAGAACCTCAGAGTGTGCAGTGACTGCCATTCCATGATTAAGATCATTGCAAAGGTAACAGGGAGGAGGATCGTGGTGAGGGACAGGAACCGGTTCCACCATTTTGAAGATGGATCCTGTTCTTGTGGGGATTACTGGTGA
- the LOC135676615 gene encoding putative pentatricopeptide repeat-containing protein At5g59200, chloroplastic isoform X2, giving the protein MLLPVVACFAVLLFWCLFVHSVVVKLYKRNLLRCIHPLRRPTMLHSTQQLAVPFPPNLSSRSHASKKKSRPFHGANQLIPLLQSCKSIGQIPQLHAMVIKAGQDRNPLVLFKMLRLCSKLSSMDYALQVFETILDPDVYHYTALLEGHVALASPRSAIELYFRMVGEQIRPDAVVIAYVLKACASVSALPDGRQVHCQVLKLDLGRERPIKMRLMELYARCALFEDAKLVFGEMPETDAVAATILVSSLSDHGLLEEARAVFDSVLDKDAVCWTAMIDGYVRNGLANAALDLFREMQRECVRPNEFTVVCILSACSQLGALELGRWVHSYVGKNNVRLNAFVGSALVDMYAKCGSLEEALVVFDEMEEKDVVTYNSTIAGLAMHGRSNEALKVYEQMVRDGVRPTHLTFVGVLNACSHSGLVDVGFEVFESMAKDYELEPRIEHYGCVVDLLARVGRLEEAYEFAKGMRVEPDHVIWSALLSACKIHGHLSLGEKVAQILIDSEAADSGTFVLLSNVYSSFGKWKEAARIRANMRGKGILKEPGCSSIQVDNEIHEFLLGDIRHPRRKEIYTKLEDLNGVLRQEGFVPAKDVVLQDIEEEEKEWALAIHSERLAICFGLIATEPGTTLRIVKNLRVCSDCHSMIKIIAKVTGRRIVVRDRNRFHHFEDGSCSCGDYW; this is encoded by the exons ATGCTACTGCCAGTTGTTGCTTGTTTTGCAGTATTGCTGTTCTGGTGTCTCTTCGTTCACTCAGTTGTGGTG AAGCTTTACAAGCGTAATTTGCTCCGTTGCATCCATCCACTCAGAAGGCCCACGATGCTTCATTCCACGCAACAACTTGCCGTTCCCTTCCCTCCAAATTTGAGTTCAAGAAGCCATGCGTCCAAGAAAAAGAGTCGGCCCTTCCATGGGGCGAACCAGCTCATCCCCCTCCTGCAGAGCTGCAAATCCATCGGCCAAATCCCCCAGCTCCACGCCATGGTCATCAAGGCCGGCCAGGACCGGAATCCCCTGGTGCTCTTCAAGATGCTTCGTCTTTGCTCCAAGCTCAGTTCCATGGACTACGCCTTGCAAGTCTTCGAGACGATCCTCGATCCGGATGTCTATCACTATACCGCCCTTTTGGAGGGGCACGTCGCTCTCGCCTCGCCTCGCAGTGCCATCGAGCTTTACTTCCGAATGGTCGGCGAGCAGATCCGACCTGATGCCGTCGTGATCGCTTATGTTCTGAAAGCCTGTGCGTCGGTGTCGGCTCTTCCCGATGGCAGACAGGTTCACTGTCAGGTGCTTAAGCTGGATCTCGGTCGTGAACGGCCCATTAAGATGAGATTGATGGAGCTGTATGCCAGGTGCGCGCTATTCGAGGACGCGAAACTGGTGTTTGGTGAAATGCCCGAGACGGATGCTGTTGCTGCAACTATCTTGGTCTCTAGTCTCTCCGATCATGGTTTGCTGGAGGAGGCACGGGCGGTGTTCGATAGCGTCCTAGATAAGGATGCTGTATGCTGGACCGCAATGATCGATGGGTATGTCCGGAATGGGCTGGCGAATGCAGCGTTGGATTTGTTCAGAGAGATGCAGAGGGAGTGCGTCCGACCCAACGAATTCACTGTCGTTTGCATCTTATCGGCTTGTTCTCAGTTGGGAGCACTGGAGCTGGGAAGATGGGTTCATTCGTACGTGGGAAAGAACAATGTTAGGTTGAACGCTTTCGTGGGTTCTGCACTCGTCGACATGTACGCGAAATGTGGAAGCCTGGAGGAAGCACTTGTGGTGTTTGATGAAATGGAAGAGAAGGATGTAGTGACATACAATTCGACGATTGCTGGCCTAGCAATGCATGGAAGGAGCAACGAAGCATTAAAGGTCTACGAGCAAATGGTCAGAGACGGTGTGAGACCAACACACCTAACATTTGTCGGTGTTCTGAATGCTTGCAGCCACAGCGGGCTTGTGGACGTGGGGTTCGAGGTCTTCGAATCTATGGCCAAGGACTATGAGTTAGAACCACGGATCGAACATTATGGCTGTGTGGTGGACCTTCTTGCCCGTGTCGGACGCCTAGAGGAAGCATACGAGTTTGCCAAAGGGATGAGAGTCGAGCCTGATCATGTTATATGGAGCGCTTTGCTAAGTGCTTGTAAGATCCATGGCCACCTCAGCCTAGGCGAAAAGGTAGCTCAGATTCTGATCGATAGTGAAGCTGCTGACTCTGGAACCTTTGTTCTCCTCTCCAACGTCTACTCGTCGTTCGGGAAATGGAAAGAGGCTGCAAGGATCAGGGCGAATATGAGAGGAAAGGGAATACTGAAAGAACCAGGGTGTAGCTCCATTCAAGTAGATAACGAGATCCATGAGTTCCTACTGGGGGACATTCGACACCCTCGGCGGAAAGAGATCTACACGAAGCTAGAGGATTTGAACGGTGTGCTGAGGCAAGAAGGATTTGTCCCAGCCAAGGATGTTGTGTTGCAAGAcatagaggaggaagagaaggaatggGCTTTGGCTATCCACAGTGAGAGGCTGGCGATATGCTTCGGGTTGATCGCGACCGAGCCAGGTACGACACTGCGAATTGTGAAGAACCTCAGAGTGTGCAGTGACTGCCATTCCATGATTAAGATCATTGCAAAGGTAACAGGGAGGAGGATCGTGGTGAGGGACAGGAACCGGTTCCACCATTTTGAAGATGGATCCTGTTCTTGTGGGGATTACTGGTGA
- the LOC135676613 gene encoding uncharacterized protein LOC135676613, with amino-acid sequence MIRSTLALCFLLATWLAAAALSLGERLGAKECEDLGFTGLALCSDCNTLAEYVKDEELVSDCRKCCSEDSNDSISKVTFSGVILEVCMRKLVFYPEVVAFIEEEKDEFPYVKVQYAYASPPKLIMLDGEGNQKEIIRIDNWKREHIRQFLTEKVKHGVAAS; translated from the exons ATGATCCGATCCACCCTTGCCCTGTGTTTCCTCCTTGCCACTTGGCTCGCCGCCGCAGCCCTCAGCCTCGGCGAGCGACTCGGCGCTAAGGAGTGCGAGGACTTAGGGTTCACGGGTCTCGCTCTCTGTTCCGATTGCAACACCCTCGCCGAGTACGTCAAGGATGAAG AATTGGTATCGGATTGCCGCAAATGCTGCTCAGAGGATTCCAATGATTCCATAAGCAAG GTTACATTCTCCGGTGTAATTTTGGAAGTATGCATGAGGAAATTGGTATTCTATCCTGAAGTCGTAGCATtcatagaagaagaaaaagatgaattCCCATATGTCAAAGTTCAATATGCTTATGCATCTCCTCCAAAACTTATTATGCTGGATGGTGAGGGTAATCAAAAGGAAATCATAAG AATAGACAACTGGAAACGTGAACACATTCGACAGTTCCTAACAGAAAAAGTGAAGCATGGCGTAGCTGCATCCTGA